In Gossypium arboreum isolate Shixiya-1 chromosome 6, ASM2569848v2, whole genome shotgun sequence, the following are encoded in one genomic region:
- the LOC108484765 gene encoding probable E3 ubiquitin-protein ligase RHA1A, whose protein sequence is MATSGSAKYRVVSHNTVPVPFDQQYFDLDDAMMMPENLQATLQTVIHLVSDMPTVHYATGSCSICMESFWSSEGTSAAPRQVSCGHVYHHNCITDWLLNSNSYSCPLCRRQVSR, encoded by the coding sequence ATGGCTACCAGCGGATCAGCTAAATACCGTGTTGTTTCCCATAATACTGTTCCTGTTCCTTTCGATCAACAATATTTCGACCTCGATGATGCGATGATGATGCCGGAGAACCTTCAAGCCACGCTTCAAACAGTCATCCATTTGGTTTCCGACATGCCGACGGTTCATTATGCAACCGGTAGTTGCTCCATTTGCATGGAAAGTTTCTGGTCGTCGGAGGGTACTTCAGCTGCTCCTAGGCAAGTCTCATGTGGCCATGTTTATCACCATAATTGTATTACCGATTGGCTCTTAAATAGCAACAGCTATTCTTGCCCTCTTTGCCGCCGCCAAGTTTCCCGATGA